Proteins encoded within one genomic window of Hahella chejuensis KCTC 2396:
- a CDS encoding pyridoxamine 5'-phosphate oxidase family protein, translating into MGQQFSEISDKLTQFIQEQKLFFVGTAAREGRVNISPKGMDSLRVLGPNRVIWLNVTGSGNETSAHIQECPRMTVMFAAFEGNPLILRLYGEAKVIHRNDPEWEQLLAHFNPIPGARQIFDLNVDLVQSSCGMAVPFYDYVEDRELLKNWAAKKGDDGIKDYWKQKNVVSLDGKETYVVEKSV; encoded by the coding sequence ATGGGGCAGCAGTTTTCAGAAATCTCAGACAAATTGACTCAGTTTATCCAGGAACAGAAGCTGTTTTTCGTGGGAACAGCCGCCCGTGAGGGCAGGGTGAATATTTCTCCCAAAGGCATGGACTCCCTGCGGGTGCTTGGCCCCAATCGCGTCATCTGGCTGAACGTCACGGGCAGCGGCAACGAAACCTCGGCGCATATTCAGGAATGTCCCAGAATGACCGTTATGTTCGCCGCATTCGAAGGAAATCCTTTGATTCTACGCCTGTACGGCGAGGCCAAAGTGATTCATAGAAATGACCCGGAATGGGAACAACTGCTCGCCCATTTCAACCCCATCCCCGGCGCCAGACAAATCTTCGACCTGAACGTCGATCTGGTGCAATCCTCCTGCGGCATGGCCGTTCCCTTCTACGACTACGTCGAAGACCGTGAACTGCTGAAAAACTGGGCCGCCAAGAAAGGCGACGACGGCATCAAAGACTACTGGAAACAAAAGAACGTAGTCAGTCTGGATGGCAAAGAAACGTATGTTGTTGAGAAGAGTGTTTGA